In the genome of Vicia villosa cultivar HV-30 ecotype Madison, WI linkage group LG7, Vvil1.0, whole genome shotgun sequence, one region contains:
- the LOC131619256 gene encoding probable ubiquitin-like-specific protease 2B: MNQFPPSWFSKFLNSDDDKLDSHIIPSDKINDFTSILSVDVDGIGGNFNLEMASNCSTCKDYVEPVIEDFSGGVASLTFLCNSNIYLTLFYDVTLNFIQIFEEFIYPKGDPDAVSISKKDVDLLQPERYINDTIIDFYILYLKNKIQEKEKARFHFFNSFFFRKLVDMDKIIPNICDGKSAFLRVRKWTRKVKLFEKDYIFIPVNFNLHWSLIVICHPGEVVNVNDRELDKSLKIPCILHMDSVKGYHNNLKDIVQSYLWEEWKDKMKDTSGEDLSSKFLNIPFLSIAVPQQENSYDCGIFLLHYIELFLTEAPFNFNPLKLTKLSKFLNLDWFPPEEAYHKRTRIRELIFELRKNHDSHFLDNGDYQNLLEYNDNVNDGQCHLTNREASTYHFCPGIDMNSSFDASSMVFKEHFEQEAILETSLGQWQSFDSRSSNYCFNGLTFTTEEDVDFRDQLMYMSTPPNYQQETEISPHTSCSSHNSNDVEISNIMFFGNKNWYQDLSYQGTPTLQLNQVSDVVDNKVIDDDVQIIDNLKVDSLMERPAKKRRLMHPRCWE; this comes from the exons ATGAATCAATTTCCTCCTTCTTGGTTTTCGAAATTTCTCAACTCCGACGATGATAAATTAGATAGCCATATTATTCCTTCAG ATAAGATAAATGATTTTACTAGTATTCTTTCCGTAGATGTCGACGGAATTGGTGGTAACTTTAACTTAGAGATGGCATCAAATTGCTCAACTTGTAAAGATTATGTTGAACCTGTGATAGAAGATTTCAGTGGTGGTGTAGCTTCATTAAC ATTTTTGTGTAATTCAAATATCTATTTGACTCTTTTTTATGACGTGACACTTAATTTTATTCAGATTTTTGAGGAATTCATCTATCCAAAAGGAGATCCTGATGCTGTTTCCATAAGTAAGAAAGATGTTGATCTATTACAACCAGAAAGATACATCAATGATACGATTATCGATTTTTACATTCT AtatctgaaaaataaaatacaagagaAGGAAAAGGCTAGGTTTCACTTTTTCAATAGTTTTTTCTTTCGAAAGTTGGTTGATATGGACAAAATTATACCAAATATTTGTGACGGAAAATCAGCATTTCTACGTGTTCGTAAATGGACAAGAAAAGTGAAATTATTTGAAAAAGATTATATTTTCATACCAGTGAACTTCAA TCTTCATTGGAGTTTAATAGTAATTTGTCATCCTGGTGAAGTGGTTAATGTTAATG ATAGAGAGTTGGACAAATCACTTAAGATACCCTGTATATTGCACATGGATTCTGTCAAGGGATATCATAATAATCTAAAAGACATTGTACAAAG TTATTTATGGGAAGAATGGAAAGATAAGATGAAAGATACATCTGGAGAAGATCTCTCATCAAAATTCTTGAATATACCTTTTCTCTCAATTGCG GTACCACAACAGGAAAACTCATATGATTGTGGCATCTTTTTGCTTCATTACATAGAGCTCTTTCTGACGGAAGCTCCATTTAATTTCAATCCATTGAAACTAACTAAGCTTTCCAAGTTT CTCAATTTGGACTGGTTTCCACCTGAAGAGGCTTATCACAAGAGAACACGTATTCGCGAGTTAATCTTTGAACTGAGGAAAAATCATGACTCACATTTCCTTGATAATGGAGACTACCAAAACTTATTAGAATATAATGACAATGTAAATGATGGTCAATGTCATTTAACCAATCGGGAGGCATCAACTTATCACTTTTGCCCAGGAATAGACATGAATTCATCTTTTGATGCTTCTAGTATGGTTTTTAAGGAGCACTTTGAACAAGAGGCTATATTGGAAACTTCATTAGGACAATGGCAATCTTTTGACTCTCGGTCATCTAATTACTGTTTCAATGGTTTAACATTTACAACAGAG gAAGATGTAGATTTTAGAGATCAACTCATGTATATGAGTACACCTCCCAACTACCAGCAAGAGACTGAAATTTCACCTCATACAAGTTGTTCATCGCATAATTCAAATGACGTAGAGAtatcaaatatcatgttttttggcAACAAGAATTGGTATCAAGATTTGTCCTATCAAGGGACACCAACTCTACAATTGAATCAAGTTTCAGATGTTGTAGATAACAAGGTTATCGATGATGATGTTCAGATTATTGACAATTTAAAAGTTGATTCTCTGATGGAGCGACCTGCAAAGAAGAGGCGGCTTATGCATCCACGTTGTTGGGAGTGA